A genome region from Bemisia tabaci chromosome 3, PGI_BMITA_v3 includes the following:
- the LOC109042865 gene encoding protein D1, which yields MFPKNCFRLSGTTRRIAILLLLLTGTVITEDNGHTENNFNAAKEKIPPSPTADGNASAAAASIENSFGTATPNAQNKSKDVIESFLLSHAVIPDVLAVASSHVLEVAYSRRSIINFGNKLEPALLQKKPRHIVWPWTNGSFYSLVLVDADVPSRKARAFAERIHWLVVNIPNNHIDEGEHVIEYIGPIVTPRSGMHRYIFAMFKQPGRIEYEKTKISAQSNRMSRDRLYFHIQEFAAYYRLHDPIAVNFFLGGWPLDQPVPIVTLPTKESKSTASDVNS from the exons ATGTTCCCGAAAAATTGTTTTCGGCTGAGCGGAACGACTCGTCGAATTGCTATACTTCTGTTACTACTGACTGGTACAGTGATAACGGAGGATAATGGACATaccgaaaataatttcaacGCAGCTAAGGAAAAAATACCACCATCACCGACTGCAGATGGCAATGCCTCCGCTGCTGCAGCATCGATAGAAAATTCCTTCGGGACGGCCACTCCAAATGCGCAGAACAAATCCAAAGACGTGATCGAATCATTTTTATTGAGCCATGCAGTAATTCCGGACGTGTTGGCGGTTGCATCGTCTCACGTCCTAGAG GTGGCCTACTCACGAAGAAGCATTATAAATTTTGGGAATAAATTGGAACCAGCTTTGCTGCAAAAGAAACCTAGACATATTGTTTGGCCATGGACTAATGGATCATTCTACTCGCTAGTATTAGTGG ATGCTGATGTACCCTCACGCAAAGCACGTGCTTTTGCAGAGCGAATTCACTGGTTAGTCGTCAACATTCCCAATAACCATATTGACGAAGGTGAGCACGTGATAGAATACATCGGTCCAATAGTAACGCCTAGATCAG GAATGCACCGATACATTTTCGCAATGTTTAAGCAGCCTGGCAGAATTGAATacgaaaaaacaaagatttcagctcaatcgaacAG GATGAGTCGCGATCGGCTTTACTTCCACATTCAAGAATTTGCGGCGTATTACAGATTGCACGACCCAATAGCTGTTAATTTTTTCCTGGGAGGTTGGCCGCTGGACCAGCCTGTTCCGATTGTTACGCTTCCTACCAAAGAATCCAAGAGCACCGCCTCTGATGTGAATTCGTGA
- the LOC140224198 gene encoding protein D3-like: MVLFQSVTSIVVSVLLCSPRSHFTLGEVPAPQHEDVQLLETVLQEHGIIPDAMNKAPKHVCEIRYSRDARIKLGNKLEPAAVERMPGLVTWPISNNSYYTLIFVDLDVPSRDHPIFRDRQQWVITNIPGNRWRDGETLTSYLGPVAHKNKGLHRCLFLIYEQQGKQDFLEERITHLNRSIVVRSCFSIDSFVGKYDLGQPHAVNFFLCGWPLNQDEIPLGPKFNQSR; the protein is encoded by the exons ATGGTTTTATTTCAGAGTGTAACGTCAATTGTTGTTTCAGTGTTACTCTGCAGTCCTCGATCACATTTCACCCTTGGCGAAGTGCCCGCTCCACAACATGAGGACGTCCAACTTCTTGAAACTGTTTTACAAGAACACGGTATAATACCAGATGCCATGAACAAAGCACCGAAACACGTGTGCGAG ATACGTTACTCGCGGGATGCCCGAATAAAACTTGGGAACAAATTAGAGCCTGCAGCCGTTGAACGTATGCCTGGTTTAGTTACATGGCCCATTTCTAATAATTCTTACTACACCTTGATTTTTGTAG ATCTTGACGTGCCATCAAGAGATCATCCTATCTTCAGAGATAGACAACAGTGGGTAATTACAAACATCCCTGGAAACAGATGGCGGGATGGAGAAACACTGACTTCCTATTTAGGGCCAGTGGCTCATAAAAACAAAG GTTTGCATAGATGCCTCTTTCTCATTTACGAGCAACAAGGGAAACAAGATTTTCTGGAGGAACGAATCACACATTTAAATAG aagtaTTGTAGTGAGGAGTTGCTTTTCGATTGACAGCTTTGTGGGCAAATATGATTTAGGACAACCACATGCTGTTAACTTTTTTCTCTGTGGCTGGCCTTTGAATCAAGACGAAATTCCCCTTGGTCCAAAATTTAATCAATCACGCTAA
- the LOC109042868 gene encoding uncharacterized protein has translation MSGLIRLALHPLASIAWRHQCRETLNRQGALVLHQFLLPTALKAITAESKILSHLAFQPIKTHNVYLIEPDEAFPADHPRNRLVLSSDSWIADDVIPGDSLLRHLYNDDLFKSFLSDVLGEEALYPYSDPLSPINIHYASAGQELGWHFDNSSFSITLLLQESLGGGVFQYVKDLRDSDAGEMNYEGVVSVLERRCPYESLKIRAGDLVLFRGRNSLHRVTPTEGDVTRILARLAYNPRPGIALSESARMTFYGRI, from the exons ATGTCTGGATTGATTCGTCTCGCTCTCCATCCATTGGCCAGCATCGCCTGGCGACATCAATGCCGCGAAACACTCAACCGGCAAGGAGCGCTGGTACTGCACCAATTTTTGTTGCCTACAGCACTGAAGGCTATCACTGCTGAAAGCAAAATCCTGAGCCACCTTGCCTTTCAACCCATTAAAACGCACAATGTATACTTGATCGAACCTGATGAGGCATTCCCAGCTGATCACCCGCGCAATCGTCTG GTTCTAAGCAGCGACAGCTGGATCGCCGACGACGTGATCCCGGGCGACTCCCTCCTCCGCCACCTCTACAACGACGACCTCTTCAAAAGCTTCCTGAGCGACGTGCTCGGCGAGGAGGCTCTCTACCCGTACTCGGACCCGCTGTCCCCGATCAACATCCACTACGCCTCCGCAGGCCAGGAGCTCGGCTGGCACTTCGACAACTCCTCCTTCTCCATCACCCTCCTCCTCCAGGAGTCCCTCGGCGGCGGCGTCTTCCAGTACGTGAAGGACCTCCGGGACTCCGACGCCGGCGAGATGAATTACGAAGGCGTCGTGTCCGTCCTCGAGCGGCGCTGCCCCTACGAATCCTTGAAGATCCGGGCCGGGGATTTAGTCCTGTTCCGCGGGCGGAATTCCTTGCATCGCGTCACGCCTACCGAAGGTGACGTCACTCGCATACTAGCTAGGCTCGCCTATAATCCCAGGCCGGGGATCGCGCTCTCCGAGAGCGCGAGGATGACGTTTTATGGACGGATATAA